In Leptotrichia buccalis C-1013-b, the genomic window TAATGATTTTTCAATTGGCGGGGCATTTTATCCTGAAACTCATTATGAAAATAATGATTTAGTTGATCTGTTCCATTTGAAAAATAAAGTTGAAGCTGGAACGGATTTTTTGGCTTCCCAAATGTTCTTTGACAATGACGTTTTTGTAAAATTTAAGGAGCAAGCTGAAAAACTGGATATCAAAGTTCCATTGATTGCGGGAATTATGCCAGTTACAAATGCCAAACAAATAAAAAGAATTATAGAACTTTCCAAATGTTCTGTACCTGAAAAATTGGATAAATTGCTGGAAAAATATGGAGATAATCCAGAATCTATGAAAAAAGCTGGAATAATGTATGCAAGTGAGCAAATTATAGAACTGTTGGCCTATGGAATCAAGGGAATTCATATTTATACGATGAATAAACCTGAAATTGCAAAGGAAATTATGAAAAATATTGAATTTGCAAGATAAATTTTAAATATTTATTTAACAAATTAATTTTTGAAATATTTGATTGTATAGCCATTTTTATTTATGTTTTTTTTTATAAAAAAAAGGTTATTGATAATTTGAAACTGAAATAATTAAAATACAAAACAGGAGGTACCAAAATGTCTATAAAAAAAGTATTAACAATTGCAGGATCTGATACAAGCGGAGGAGCTGGTATACAGGCGGATCTGAAGACGTTTCAGGAAAGAGGAGTGTATGGAATGAACGCTCTAACAGTTATTGTTACAATGGATCCTAAAAATAGCTGGGCTCACAAAGTTTTTCCAATTGAATTGAATGTTATAAAAGAACAAATTGATACTGTTGTAAATGGAATTGGAGTGGAT contains:
- the metF gene encoding methylenetetrahydrofolate reductase [NAD(P)H], yielding MKIKDLFEKKERLISFEIFPPNKNFSEEKLKNVTAELVEYKPDFISVTYGAGGKTKGGTIEMASHIKNNLKTEVLAHLTCVGSKKSEIHDYLQEAKSKNIKNILALRGDVPQGETEEIYDKGDYKYASELISDLRKNSEFNDFSIGGAFYPETHYENNDLVDLFHLKNKVEAGTDFLASQMFFDNDVFVKFKEQAEKLDIKVPLIAGIMPVTNAKQIKRIIELSKCSVPEKLDKLLEKYGDNPESMKKAGIMYASEQIIELLAYGIKGIHIYTMNKPEIAKEIMKNIEFAR